In one window of Escherichia coli DSM 30083 = JCM 1649 = ATCC 11775 DNA:
- the frwB gene encoding PTS fructose-like transporter subunit IIB, with protein sequence MTKIIAVTACPSGVAHTYMAAEALESAAKAKGWEVKVETQGSIGLENELTAEDVASADMVILTKDIGIKFEERFAGKTIVRVNISDAVKRADAIMSKIEAHLAQTA encoded by the coding sequence ATGACGAAAATTATCGCAGTAACCGCATGTCCTTCAGGTGTTGCCCATACTTATATGGCGGCAGAGGCGCTGGAAAGCGCCGCGAAAGCGAAAGGCTGGGAAGTGAAAGTAGAAACCCAGGGGTCGATTGGTCTGGAAAATGAACTGACTGCGGAAGACGTGGCAAGCGCCGATATGGTGATTTTGACCAAAGATATCGGCATCAAATTTGAAGAGCGTTTTGCTGGCAAGACTATCGTGCGTGTCAACATCAGCGACGCGGTAAAGCGTGCTGACGCCATTATGAGCAAAATTGAAGCTCACCTGGCACAAACCGCTTAA
- the frwC gene encoding PTS fructose transporter subunit EIIC, translated as MNELVQILKNTRQHLMTGVSHMIPFVVSGGILLAVSVMLYGKGAVPDAVADPNLKKLFDIGVAGLTLMVPFLAAYIGYSIAERSALAPCAIGAWVGNSFGAGFFGALIAGIIGGIVVHYLKKIPVHKVLRSVMPIFIIPIVGTLITAGVMMWGLGEPVGALTNSLTQWLQGMQQGSIVMLAVIMGLMLAFDMGGPVNKVAYAFMLICVAQGVYTVVAIAAVGICVPPLGMGLATLIGRKNFSAEERETGKAALVMGCVGVTEGAIPFAAADPLRVIPSIMVGSVCGAVTAALVGAQCYAGWGGLIVLPVVEGKLGYIAAVAVGAVVTAVCVNVLKSLARKNGSSTEEKEDDLDLDFEIN; from the coding sequence ATGAATGAGTTGGTGCAGATCCTGAAAAATACCCGTCAGCATTTAATGACGGGCGTTTCACACATGATTCCCTTCGTGGTATCGGGCGGTATTTTGCTGGCGGTTTCCGTCATGTTGTATGGCAAAGGCGCAGTGCCGGATGCCGTAGCCGATCCGAATCTGAAAAAACTGTTTGATATCGGCGTTGCAGGTTTGACGCTGATGGTGCCTTTCCTCGCCGCTTACATCGGTTATTCCATTGCAGAACGTTCTGCGCTGGCTCCATGCGCTATCGGTGCCTGGGTTGGTAACAGCTTTGGCGCGGGCTTCTTTGGTGCGCTGATCGCCGGGATTATCGGCGGCATCGTGGTGCATTACCTGAAGAAAATTCCGGTGCATAAAGTTCTGCGCTCGGTGATGCCAATCTTCATCATTCCAATCGTCGGCACACTGATTACCGCTGGCGTCATGATGTGGGGGCTGGGCGAGCCGGTGGGGGCGTTGACCAACAGCCTGACCCAGTGGCTTCAGGGGATGCAGCAGGGCAGCATTGTTATGCTGGCGGTGATCATGGGTCTGATGCTGGCGTTCGATATGGGCGGCCCGGTTAACAAAGTGGCCTATGCCTTCATGCTGATTTGCGTTGCTCAGGGTGTTTATACCGTGGTGGCTATTGCCGCTGTTGGGATTTGTGTTCCACCGCTGGGGATGGGGCTGGCGACGCTGATTGGTCGTAAAAATTTCTCCGCAGAAGAGCGCGAAACCGGCAAGGCGGCACTGGTGATGGGCTGTGTTGGCGTTACTGAAGGGGCGATTCCTTTCGCCGCTGCCGATCCGCTGCGTGTCATTCCTTCCATCATGGTCGGTTCAGTTTGTGGTGCGGTAACTGCGGCGCTGGTCGGTGCGCAGTGCTATGCAGGCTGGGGTGGTCTGATTGTGCTGCCGGTGGTTGAAGGTAAGTTGGGTTACATCGCGGCAGTGGCTGTCGGGGCGGTTGTGACGGCAGTCTGCGTGAACGTGCTGAAAAGTCTGGCGCGTAAAAATGGGTCTTCAACTGAAGAGAAGGAAGACGACCTGGATCTGGATTTTGAAATTAATTAA
- the ptsP gene encoding phosphoenolpyruvate--protein phosphotransferase, translating to MALIVEFICELPNGVHARPASHVETLCNTFSSQIEWHNLRTDRKGNAKSALALIGTDTLVGDNCQLLISGADEQEAYQRLSQWLRDEFPHCDAPLAEVKSDELEPLPVSLTNLNPQIIRARTVCSGSAGGILTPISSLDLNALGNLPAAKGVDAEQSALENGLTLVLKNIEFRLLDSDGATSAILEAHRSLAGDTSLREHLLAGVSAGLSCAEAIVASANHFCEEFARSSSSYLQERALDVRDVCFQLLQQIYGEQRFPAPGKLTQPAICMADELTPSQFLELDKNHLKGLLLKSGGTTSHTVILARSFNIPTLVGVDIAALTPWQHQTIYIDGNAGAIVVEPGESVARYYQQEARVQDALREQQRVWLTQQARTADGIRIEIAANIAHSVEAQAAFGNGAEGVGLFRTEMLYMDRTSAPGESELYNIFCQALESANGRSIIVRTMDIGGDKPVDYLNIPAEANPFLGYRAVRIYEEYASLFTTQLRSILRASAHGSLKIMIPMISSMEEILWVKEKLAEAKQQLRNEHIPFDEKIQLGIMLEVPSVMFIIDQCCEEIDFFSIGSNDLTQYLLAVDRDNAKVTRHYNSLNPAFLRALDYAVQAVHRQGKWIGLCGELGAKGSVLPLLVGLGLDELSMSAPSIPAAKARMAQLDSRECRQLLNQAMACRTSLEVEHLLAQFRMTQQDAPLVTAECITLESDWRSKEEVLKGMTDNLLLAGRCRYPRKLEADLWAREAVFSTGLGFSFAIPHSKSEHIEQSTISVARLQAPVRWGDDEAQFIIMLTLNKHAAGDQHMRIFSRLARRIMHEEFRNALVNAASADAIASLLQHELEL from the coding sequence ATGGCCCTGATTGTGGAATTTATTTGTGAGCTACCTAACGGCGTCCATGCGCGTCCGGCAAGCCACGTTGAAACGCTGTGTAATACTTTTTCATCACAAATTGAGTGGCATAACCTGCGCACTGACCGCAAGGGCAACGCCAAAAGCGCCCTTGCGCTGATTGGCACCGATACGCTGGTGGGCGATAACTGCCAGTTACTGATTTCCGGGGCCGACGAACAGGAAGCGTACCAGCGTTTAAGCCAATGGCTGCGCGATGAATTCCCCCACTGCGACGCACCGCTGGCGGAAGTAAAATCTGACGAACTGGAACCACTGCCGGTTTCACTGACCAATCTGAATCCGCAAATTATCCGTGCTCGCACCGTGTGCAGTGGTAGCGCAGGCGGCATTCTGACGCCGATCTCTTCTTTAGATCTCAATGCGCTGGGTAATCTTCCCGCAGCCAAAGGCGTTGACGCCGAACAATCCGCACTGGAAAACGGTCTGACGCTGGTACTGAAAAACATAGAGTTTCGTCTGCTGGATAGCGACGGTGCTACCAGCGCGATTCTGGAAGCGCACCGATCCCTGGCTGGCGATACTTCCCTGCGCGAACATTTACTGGCAGGTGTCAGCGCCGGATTAAGCTGCGCCGAAGCGATTGTTGCCAGTGCGAATCACTTTTGCGAAGAGTTCGCCCGTTCCAGCAGCAGCTACCTGCAAGAACGTGCCCTGGACGTACGCGACGTCTGCTTCCAGTTACTCCAGCAAATCTACGGTGAGCAACGCTTCCCGGCACCGGGCAAACTGACGCAGCCCGCCATTTGTATGGCTGATGAACTGACCCCCAGCCAGTTCCTCGAACTGGATAAAAATCATCTCAAAGGTCTGTTACTGAAAAGTGGCGGCACCACCTCACATACTGTGATCCTTGCCCGTTCGTTCAACATTCCGACGCTGGTAGGTGTGGATATTGCTGCCCTTACTCCGTGGCAGCATCAGACGATTTATATCGACGGCAACGCAGGGGCGATTGTGGTTGAGCCAGGGGAATCCGTGGCCCGTTATTATCAGCAAGAAGCCCGCGTACAGGACGCTCTGCGTGAGCAACAGCGTGTCTGGCTGACCCAGCAAGCGCGTACCGCTGACGGTATCCGCATTGAAATTGCCGCTAACATCGCTCACTCCGTGGAAGCGCAGGCCGCATTCGGCAATGGTGCGGAAGGCGTTGGTTTGTTCCGCACTGAAATGCTCTATATGGATCGCACCAGTGCACCGGGCGAAAGCGAGCTGTACAACATTTTTTGTCAGGCGCTGGAGTCTGCCAACGGACGCAGCATTATTGTGCGCACTATGGACATTGGCGGTGATAAACCCGTTGATTATCTGAACATTCCGGCAGAAGCTAACCCGTTCCTCGGTTATCGCGCGGTGCGTATTTATGAAGAATACGCGTCGTTGTTTACCACACAACTACGGTCGATCCTGCGCGCCTCTGCTCACGGCAGCCTGAAAATCATGATCCCGATGATCTCCTCAATGGAAGAGATCTTATGGGTGAAAGAAAAACTGGCGGAAGCCAAACAGCAACTGCGTAACGAACACATTCCGTTTGATGAGAAGATCCAGCTCGGCATCATGCTGGAAGTGCCGTCGGTGATGTTCATCATCGATCAATGCTGCGAAGAGATTGATTTCTTTAGTATTGGTAGTAATGACCTGACGCAATATCTACTGGCAGTGGATCGCGATAACGCTAAGGTGACTCGTCACTACAACAGCCTGAATCCGGCCTTCTTGCGGGCGCTCGATTACGCCGTGCAGGCGGTGCATCGCCAGGGCAAATGGATTGGTCTGTGCGGTGAACTGGGAGCGAAAGGTTCCGTGCTGCCGTTGCTGGTCGGTTTAGGGCTGGATGAACTCAGCATGAGCGCACCATCAATTCCGGCGGCGAAAGCGCGGATGGCGCAACTTGATAGCCGTGAGTGCCGCCAGTTGCTCAACCAGGCAATGGCCTGCCGTACTTCGCTGGAAGTGGAACACCTGCTGGCGCAATTCCGCATGACCCAACAGGACGCACCGCTGGTCACCGCCGAGTGCATCACACTGGAAAGCGACTGGCGCAGCAAAGAAGAAGTGCTCAAAGGCATGACCGATAACCTGCTGCTGGCGGGCCGCTGCCGCTATCCGCGTAAACTGGAAGCCGACTTGTGGGCGCGCGAGGCCGTTTTCTCTACCGGTCTGGGCTTTAGTTTCGCCATTCCCCACAGTAAATCGGAACACATTGAGCAATCCACCATCAGCGTAGCGCGTCTGCAAGCGCCAGTGCGCTGGGGCGATGATGAAGCGCAATTCATCATTATGTTAACCCTGAACAAACACGCCGCGGGCGATCAACATATGCGCATTTTCTCGCGCCTCGCTCGTCGCATCATGCACGAAGAATTCCGTAATGCGCTGGTTAACGCCGCCTCTGCCGACGCTATCGCCAGCCTGCTGCAACATGAACTGGAACTGTAA
- the fsa gene encoding fructose-6-phosphate aldolase, which produces MELYLDTANVAEVERLARIFPIAGVTTNPSIIAASKESIWEVLPRLQKAIGDEGILFAQTMSRDAQGMVKEAKHLRDAIPGIVVKIPVTSEGLAAIKMLKKEGITTLGTAVYSAAQGLLAALAGAKYVAPYVNRVDAQGGDGIRTVQELQALLEMHAPESMVLAASFKTPRQALDCLLAGCESITLPLDVAQQMLNTPAVESAIEKFEHDWNAAFDTTHL; this is translated from the coding sequence ATGGAACTGTATCTGGACACCGCTAACGTCGCAGAAGTCGAACGTCTGGCACGCATATTCCCGATTGCCGGGGTGACAACTAACCCGAGCATTATCGCTGCCAGCAAGGAGTCCATCTGGGAAGTGCTGCCGCGCCTTCAAAAAGCGATCGGTGATGAGGGCATTCTGTTTGCTCAGACCATGAGCCGCGACGCGCAGGGTATGGTGAAAGAAGCGAAACACCTGCGCGACGCTATTCCGGGCATTGTGGTGAAAATTCCGGTAACCTCTGAAGGTCTGGCAGCAATTAAAATGCTGAAGAAAGAAGGCATTACTACGCTGGGAACCGCAGTGTACAGCGCCGCGCAAGGATTACTGGCGGCGCTGGCTGGAGCCAAATACGTTGCTCCATACGTTAACCGCGTAGATGCCCAGGGCGGTGACGGCATTCGTACTGTACAGGAGTTGCAAGCGTTACTGGAAATGCATGCGCCAGAAAGCATGGTGCTGGCTGCCAGCTTTAAAACACCACGTCAGGCGCTGGATTGTTTGCTGGCTGGATGTGAATCCATCACACTGCCCTTAGATGTAGCGCAACAAATGCTTAACACCCCTGCGGTAGAGTCAGCTATAGAGAAGTTCGAGCACGACTGGAATGCCGCATTTGACACTACTCATCTCTAA
- the gldA gene encoding bifunctional L-1,2-propanediol dehydrogenase/glycerol dehydrogenase: protein MDRIIQSPGKYIQGADVINRLGEYLKPLAERWLVVGDKFVLGFAQSTVEKSFKDAGLVVEIAPFGGECSQNEIDRLRGIAETAQCGAILGIGGGKTLDTAKALAHFMGVPVAIAPTIASTDAPCSALSVIYTDEGEFDRYLLLPNNPNMVIVDTKIVAGAPARLLAAGIGDALATWFEARACSRSGATTMAGGKCTQAALALAELCYNTLLEEGEKAMLAAEQHVVTPALERVIEANTYLSGVGFESGGLAAAHAVHNGLTAIPDAHHYYHGEKVAFGTLTQLVLENASVEEIETVAALSHAVGLPITLAQLDIREDVPAKMRIVAEAACAEGETIHNMPGGATPDQVYAALLVADQYGQRFLQEWE, encoded by the coding sequence ATGGACCGCATTATTCAATCACCAGGTAAATACATCCAGGGCGCAGATGTAATTAATCGTCTGGGCGAGTACCTGAAGCCACTGGCGGAACGCTGGTTAGTGGTGGGTGACAAATTTGTTTTAGGTTTTGCTCAATCCACTGTCGAGAAAAGCTTTAAAGATGCTGGACTGGTAGTAGAAATTGCGCCGTTTGGCGGTGAATGTTCGCAAAATGAGATCGACCGTCTGCGTGGCATCGCGGAGACTGCGCAGTGTGGCGCAATTCTCGGTATCGGTGGCGGAAAAACCCTCGATACTGCCAAAGCACTGGCACATTTCATGGGTGTTCCGGTAGCGATCGCACCGACTATCGCTTCTACCGACGCACCGTGCAGCGCATTGTCTGTTATCTACACCGATGAGGGTGAGTTTGACCGCTATCTGCTGTTGCCAAATAACCCGAATATGGTCATTGTCGACACCAAAATCGTCGCTGGCGCGCCCGCGCGTCTGTTAGCGGCGGGTATTGGCGATGCGCTGGCAACCTGGTTTGAAGCGCGTGCCTGTTCCCGTAGCGGCGCGACCACCATGGCGGGTGGCAAGTGCACTCAGGCAGCGCTGGCACTGGCTGAACTGTGCTACAACACCCTGCTGGAAGAAGGCGAAAAAGCGATGCTTGCCGCCGAACAGCATGTAGTGACTCCGGCGCTGGAGCGCGTGATTGAAGCGAACACCTATTTGAGTGGCGTTGGTTTTGAAAGCGGCGGGCTGGCGGCGGCACACGCGGTACATAACGGCCTGACCGCTATCCCGGACGCGCATCACTATTATCATGGTGAAAAAGTAGCATTCGGTACGCTGACGCAGCTGGTGCTGGAAAACGCGTCGGTGGAGGAAATCGAAACCGTAGCTGCGCTTAGCCATGCGGTAGGTTTGCCAATAACTCTCGCTCAACTGGATATTAGAGAAGATGTCCCGGCGAAAATGCGAATTGTGGCAGAAGCGGCATGTGCAGAAGGTGAAACCATCCACAACATGCCTGGCGGCGCGACGCCAGATCAGGTTTACGCCGCACTGCTGGTAGCCGACCAGTATGGTCAGCGTTTCCTGCAAGAGTGGGAATAA
- the yijF gene encoding DUF1287 domain-containing protein, with amino-acid sequence MKASLALFSLLTLFTSYSLKSPAVPPTVVQIQANTNLAIADGARLQIGSTLFYDPAYVQLTYPGGDVPQERGVCSDVVIRALRSQKVDLQKLVHEDMAKNFAAYPQKWQLKRPDSNIDHRRVPNLETWFTRHDKTRPTSKNPSDYQAGDIVSWRLDNGLAHIGVVSDGFARDGTPLVIHNIGAGAQEEDVLFSWQMVGHYRYFAK; translated from the coding sequence ATGAAAGCTTCACTGGCGTTATTCAGTCTTCTGACGTTATTTACCAGTTACTCCTTAAAATCTCCCGCCGTTCCACCAACCGTGGTACAAATCCAGGCTAACACCAATCTTGCCATCGCAGACGGCGCCAGACTGCAAATCGGCAGCACGCTATTTTACGATCCGGCGTATGTGCAGCTTACCTATCCTGGCGGTGATGTCCCGCAAGAACGCGGCGTATGTTCCGATGTGGTGATCCGTGCATTGCGCAGCCAGAAGGTCGATTTGCAGAAACTGGTGCACGAAGATATGGCGAAGAATTTTGCTGCGTACCCGCAAAAATGGCAGTTAAAGCGCCCGGACAGCAACATCGATCACCGTCGGGTGCCTAATCTGGAAACCTGGTTTACCCGCCACGATAAAACACGCCCCACCAGCAAGAACCCCAGTGACTATCAAGCGGGCGATATTGTCTCCTGGCGATTAGATAACGGGCTGGCACATATTGGGGTGGTGTCAGATGGCTTCGCCCGCGACGGTACGCCGCTGGTGATACATAACATTGGCGCAGGCGCGCAGGAAGAAGATGTACTGTTTAGCTGGCAGATGGTGGGGCACTATCGGTATTTTGCTAAATAA
- the yijE gene encoding cystine transporter YijE, producing MSAAGKSNPLAISGLVVLTLIWSYSWIFMKQVTSYIGAFDFTALRCIFGALVLFIVLLLRGRGMRPTPFKYTLAIALLQTCGMVGLAQWALVSGGAGKVAILSYTMPFWVVIFAALFLGERLRRGQYFAILIAAFGLFLVLQPWQLDFSSMKSAMLAILSGVSWGASAIVAKRLYARHPRVDLLSLTSWQMLYAALVMSVVALLVPQREIDWQPTVFWALAYSAILATALAWSLWLFVLKNLPASIASLSTLAVPVCGVLFSWWLLGENPGAVEGSGIVLIVLALALVSRKKKEAVSVKRI from the coding sequence ATGTCTGCCGCAGGAAAGAGCAACCCACTGGCAATCAGTGGCCTGGTTGTGCTCACACTTATCTGGAGTTATAGCTGGATTTTCATGAAGCAAGTCACCAGCTACATCGGTGCCTTCGACTTCACCGCCTTACGCTGCATTTTCGGCGCTCTCGTTTTATTCATCGTCCTTTTATTACGTGGTCGCGGAATGCGCCCGACGCCGTTTAAATACACCTTAGCCATTGCCCTGTTACAAACCTGCGGGATGGTTGGCCTGGCACAGTGGGCGCTGGTCAGCGGCGGAGCGGGGAAGGTGGCAATCCTGAGCTATACCATGCCGTTCTGGGTGGTAATTTTCGCCGCGTTGTTTCTCGGTGAACGCCTGCGACGTGGGCAATATTTCGCGATACTGATTGCCGCTTTCGGCTTATTTTTGGTGTTGCAGCCGTGGCAACTCGATTTCTCTTCGATGAAAAGTGCCATGCTGGCAATCCTCTCCGGTGTGAGTTGGGGGGCGAGCGCGATTGTTGCTAAACGTCTGTATGCCCGCCATCCGCGCGTGGATTTATTGTCGCTAACATCCTGGCAGATGCTGTATGCGGCGCTGGTGATGAGCGTGGTCGCTTTACTGGTGCCGCAACGTGAAATTGACTGGCAACCCACCGTGTTCTGGGCGCTGGCCTACAGTGCGATTCTGGCGACAGCGCTGGCCTGGAGCTTATGGTTGTTTGTATTGAAAAACTTGCCTGCCAGTATTGCCAGCTTAAGCACACTGGCCGTTCCCGTTTGCGGCGTACTCTTTTCCTGGTGGCTGCTCGGTGAGAATCCGGGGGCAGTTGAAGGTAGCGGTATTGTGCTGATTGTACTGGCACTGGCGCTGGTGAGCCGTAAGAAAAAAGAAGCCGTCAGTGTAAAAAGGATCTGA
- the katG gene encoding catalase/peroxidase HPI, protein MSTSDDIHNTTATGKCPFHQGGHDQSAGGGTTTRDWWPNQLRVDLLNQHSNRSNPLGEDFDYRKEFSKLDYYGLKKDLKALLTESQPWWPADWGSYAGLFIRMAWHGAGTYRSIDGRGGAGRGQQRFAPLNSWPDNVSLDKARRLLWPIKQKYGQKISWADLFILAGNVALENSGFRTFGFGAGREDVWEPDLDVNWGDEKAWLTHRHPEALAKAPLGATEMGLIYVNPEGPDHSGEPLSAAAAIRATFGNMGMNDEETVALIAGGHTLGKTHGAGPTSNVGPDPEAAPIEEQGLGWASTYGSGVGADAITSGLEVVWTQTPTQWSNYFFENLFKYEWVQTRSPAGAIQFEAVDAPEIIPDPFDPSKKRKPTMLVTDLTLRFDPEFEKISRRFLNDPQAFNEAFARAWFKLTHRDMGPKSRYIGPEVPKEDLIWQDPLPQPIYNPTEQDIIDLKFAIADSGLSVSELVSVAWASASTFRGGDKRGGANGARLALMPQRDWDVNAAAVRALPVLEKIQKESGKASLADIIVLAGVVGVEKAASAAGLSIHVPFAPGRVDARQDQTDIEMFELLEPIADGFRNYRARLDVSTTESLLIDKAQQLTLTAPEMTALVGGMRVLGANFDGSKNGVFTDRVGVLSNDFFVNLLDMRYEWKATDESKELFEGRDRETGEVKYTASRADLVFGSNSVLRAVAEVYASSDAHEKFVKDFVAAWVKVMNLDRFDLL, encoded by the coding sequence ATGAGCACGTCAGACGATATCCATAACACGACAGCCACCGGCAAATGCCCGTTCCATCAAGGCGGTCACGACCAGAGCGCAGGTGGGGGCACAACCACGCGCGACTGGTGGCCAAATCAACTCCGTGTTGACCTGTTAAACCAACATTCTAATCGTTCTAACCCGCTGGGTGAGGACTTTGACTACCGCAAAGAATTCAGCAAATTAGATTACTACGGCCTGAAAAAAGATCTGAAAGCCCTGCTGACAGAATCTCAACCGTGGTGGCCAGCCGACTGGGGCAGCTACGCCGGTCTGTTTATTCGTATGGCCTGGCACGGCGCGGGTACTTACCGTTCAATCGACGGTCGCGGCGGCGCGGGTCGTGGTCAGCAACGTTTTGCACCGCTGAACTCCTGGCCGGATAACGTAAGCCTCGATAAAGCGCGTCGCCTGTTGTGGCCAATCAAACAGAAATATGGTCAGAAAATCTCCTGGGCCGACCTGTTTATCCTCGCGGGTAACGTGGCGCTGGAAAACTCCGGCTTCCGTACCTTCGGTTTTGGTGCCGGTCGTGAAGACGTCTGGGAACCGGATCTGGATGTTAACTGGGGTGATGAAAAAGCCTGGCTGACTCACCGTCATCCGGAAGCGCTGGCGAAAGCACCGCTGGGTGCAACCGAGATGGGCCTGATTTACGTTAACCCGGAAGGCCCGGATCACAGCGGCGAACCACTTTCGGCGGCAGCAGCTATCCGCGCGACCTTCGGCAACATGGGCATGAATGACGAAGAAACCGTGGCGCTGATTGCGGGTGGTCATACGCTGGGTAAAACCCACGGTGCTGGTCCGACATCAAACGTAGGTCCTGATCCAGAAGCTGCACCGATTGAAGAACAAGGTTTAGGCTGGGCGAGCACTTACGGCAGCGGCGTTGGCGCAGATGCCATTACCTCTGGTCTGGAAGTGGTCTGGACCCAGACGCCGACCCAGTGGAGCAACTATTTCTTCGAGAACTTGTTCAAGTATGAGTGGGTACAGACCCGCAGCCCGGCTGGTGCAATCCAGTTTGAAGCGGTAGACGCACCGGAAATTATCCCGGATCCGTTTGATCCGTCGAAGAAACGTAAACCGACGATGCTGGTGACCGACCTGACGCTGCGTTTTGATCCTGAGTTCGAGAAGATCTCTCGTCGTTTCCTCAACGATCCGCAGGCGTTCAACGAAGCCTTTGCTCGTGCCTGGTTCAAACTGACGCACAGGGATATGGGGCCGAAATCTCGTTACATCGGACCGGAAGTACCGAAAGAAGATCTGATCTGGCAAGATCCGCTGCCGCAGCCGATCTACAACCCGACCGAGCAGGACATTATCGATCTGAAATTCGCGATTGCGGATTCTGGTCTGTCTGTTAGTGAGCTGGTATCGGTGGCCTGGGCGTCTGCTTCTACCTTCCGTGGTGGCGACAAACGTGGTGGTGCCAACGGTGCGCGTCTGGCATTAATGCCGCAGCGTGACTGGGATGTGAACGCCGCAGCCGTTCGTGCTCTGCCAGTTCTGGAGAAAATTCAGAAAGAGTCTGGCAAAGCTTCGCTGGCGGATATCATCGTGCTGGCAGGTGTGGTTGGCGTTGAGAAAGCCGCAAGCGCCGCAGGTTTGAGCATTCATGTACCGTTTGCGCCGGGTCGCGTTGATGCGCGTCAGGATCAGACTGACATTGAGATGTTCGAACTGCTGGAACCAATTGCTGACGGTTTCCGTAACTATCGCGCTCGTCTGGACGTTTCCACCACCGAGTCACTGTTGATTGATAAAGCACAGCAACTGACGCTGACCGCGCCGGAAATGACTGCGCTGGTGGGCGGGATGCGCGTACTGGGTGCCAACTTCGATGGCAGCAAAAACGGCGTCTTCACTGACCGCGTTGGTGTATTGAGCAATGACTTCTTCGTGAACTTGCTGGATATGCGTTACGAGTGGAAAGCGACCGACGAATCGAAAGAACTGTTCGAAGGCCGTGACCGCGAAACTGGCGAAGTGAAATACACAGCCAGCCGTGCGGATCTGGTCTTTGGTTCTAACTCTGTCCTGCGTGCGGTGGCGGAAGTCTACGCCAGCAGCGATGCCCACGAGAAGTTTGTTAAAGACTTCGTGGCAGCGTGGGTGAAAGTGATGAACCTCGACCGTTTCGACCTGCTGTAA
- the metF gene encoding methylenetetrahydrofolate reductase codes for MSFFHASQRDALNQSLAEVQGQINVSFEFFPPRTSEMEQTLWNSIDRLSSLKPKFVSVTYGANSGERDRTHSIIKGIKDRTGLEAAPHLTCIDATPAELRIIARDYWNNGIRHIVALRGDLPPGSGKPEMYASDLVTLLKEVADFDISVAAYPEVHPEAKSAQADLLNLRRKVDAGANRAITQFFFDVESYLRFRDRCVSAGIDVEIIPGILPVSNFKQAKKFADMTNVRIPAWMAQMFDGLDDDAETRKLVGANIAMDMVKILSREGVKDFHFYTLNRAEMSYAICHTLGVRPGL; via the coding sequence ATGAGCTTTTTTCACGCCAGCCAGCGGGATGCCCTGAATCAGAGTCTGGCAGAAGTCCAGGGGCAGATTAACGTTTCGTTCGAATTTTTCCCGCCGCGTACCAGTGAAATGGAGCAGACCCTGTGGAACTCCATCGATCGCCTTAGCAGCCTGAAACCGAAGTTTGTATCGGTGACCTATGGCGCAAACTCCGGCGAGCGCGACCGTACGCACAGCATTATTAAAGGCATTAAAGATCGCACCGGCCTGGAAGCGGCACCGCATCTTACCTGCATTGATGCGACGCCTGCCGAGCTGCGGATCATTGCACGCGACTACTGGAATAACGGTATTCGCCATATCGTGGCGCTGCGTGGCGACCTGCCGCCGGGAAGTGGTAAGCCAGAAATGTATGCTTCTGACCTGGTGACGCTGTTAAAAGAAGTGGCAGATTTCGATATCTCCGTGGCGGCGTATCCGGAAGTACATCCAGAAGCGAAAAGTGCCCAGGCCGATTTACTCAACCTGAGACGAAAAGTGGATGCCGGAGCCAACCGCGCCATTACTCAGTTCTTCTTCGATGTCGAAAGCTACCTGCGTTTTCGCGATCGCTGCGTCTCGGCAGGCATTGATGTGGAAATCATTCCGGGAATTTTGCCGGTTTCGAACTTTAAACAGGCGAAGAAATTTGCCGACATGACCAACGTGCGTATTCCGGCGTGGATGGCACAAATGTTCGACGGCCTGGATGACGATGCTGAAACCCGCAAGCTGGTGGGCGCGAATATTGCCATGGATATGGTGAAGATTTTAAGCCGTGAAGGAGTGAAAGATTTCCACTTCTATACGCTTAACCGCGCTGAAATGAGTTACGCGATTTGCCATACACTGGGTGTTCGACCTGGTTTATAA